Proteins from one Oscillatoria nigro-viridis PCC 7112 genomic window:
- a CDS encoding serine/threonine-protein kinase yields the protein MVSKTHKHKSTTLNKLLIIRQMLKKEEKRHKEEGRKKKEEDPITNSKLPTPPYQFPLTTSPLPPPRYQFAIPDMNMVGQLLDRRYRVVQILSSGAFGQTYLAVDTRRPGHPQCVVKQLRPPSNTSTVLKTAYRLFKQEAEILEKLGKHDQIPFLLAYFEEANQFYLVEEFVPGHALNREIVAGQPWREERVLDLLQEVLQVLAFVHSQGVIHRDVNPSNLIRRKPDGKLVLIDFGSVKEVASHVSDYDTEFPRTIATGTPAYMPIEQFQGNPQFSSDLYAVGMMAVQAITGLPGTDLPKLQDPSPSHTGEIVWRNRAQCSVGLANIIDKMVCHQFAKRYQSAEEVLVALSKLRHRQEPVNTAHKKSIAPSLMSSDSFYSRLGSRFWLLILAGVGAAIVLIFLFSYWSRPNPIKAKEYYEKGVEKSRNQDAAAALQAFNKSIQLNPKNAESFYWRGNANYDLKKYQEAIADYSQAIALNPKYVQAYFNRGLARHDFNDKRGAIEDYTQALNLQPNDADTYYERGVTYLELQDYKTAIQDFNAVIRLQPNLVKAYHSRGLARAGSGDLQGGIGDYTEAIKLDAKNVDAFYSRGRARFHLGDYQGALADYSQVIAIDPKSADAYANRCSTQLNLGAHQAAIDDCTQAISLSDEDGVPYNNRCIAYLNLKDYPKAIADCTQALKVNPNDYNAYNNRALARSAGGDAQGAIADFTAAIGFNPNNAEAYANRAKIYQELKNYNSAIADYVQAIRISPNYAAAYYGRGLVRRSLGDKAGAISDLEKAGKMYLDQGLTGGYKDAQFELEKLK from the coding sequence ATGGTTTCCAAAACGCACAAGCACAAATCAACGACCCTAAATAAACTATTAATCATCCGTCAGATGTTAAAAAAAGAAGAAAAAAGGCACAAGGAAGAAGGAAGAAAGAAGAAAGAAGAAGACCCAATTACCAATTCCAAATTACCAACTCCCCCTTACCAATTCCCCCTTACCACCTCCCCCTTACCACCTCCCCGTTACCAATTCGCAATACCCGATATGAACATGGTTGGTCAACTTTTAGACAGGCGTTATCGCGTAGTGCAAATTCTCAGTTCAGGAGCTTTTGGACAAACTTATTTAGCTGTCGATACTCGCCGGCCGGGCCACCCTCAATGTGTAGTCAAACAACTGCGCCCTCCCAGCAACACTTCCACAGTTCTCAAAACAGCTTACCGCTTATTTAAACAAGAAGCAGAAATATTAGAAAAGCTGGGAAAACACGATCAAATTCCCTTTTTACTAGCTTATTTTGAAGAAGCAAATCAATTCTACCTCGTCGAAGAGTTTGTCCCAGGACACGCCCTAAATAGGGAAATTGTGGCCGGTCAACCTTGGCGGGAAGAACGAGTGCTGGATCTGTTGCAAGAAGTGCTACAAGTTCTCGCCTTCGTACACTCTCAGGGAGTGATTCACCGCGATGTTAATCCCTCCAACTTAATCCGCCGCAAACCAGACGGCAAATTAGTTTTAATTGACTTCGGTTCGGTTAAAGAAGTTGCGAGTCACGTCAGCGACTACGATACAGAATTTCCGCGCACCATTGCTACTGGAACTCCGGCTTATATGCCGATCGAACAATTTCAAGGCAACCCGCAATTTAGCAGCGACCTCTATGCAGTCGGGATGATGGCAGTCCAAGCTATCACTGGTTTACCCGGTACGGATTTGCCCAAATTGCAAGATCCGAGTCCTTCTCATACGGGGGAAATTGTTTGGCGAAACCGAGCTCAATGTTCTGTGGGATTAGCCAATATAATTGACAAAATGGTCTGTCACCAATTTGCCAAGCGCTATCAATCTGCGGAGGAAGTTTTGGTAGCTCTCAGCAAGTTGAGACACCGCCAAGAGCCTGTGAATACGGCCCACAAGAAAAGTATTGCTCCCAGCTTAATGTCTTCTGATAGTTTTTATTCACGTTTGGGAAGTCGATTTTGGTTGCTGATTTTGGCAGGCGTCGGGGCGGCGATAGTTCTGATATTTCTGTTTAGTTATTGGAGCCGCCCGAATCCGATTAAAGCTAAGGAATATTACGAAAAGGGAGTGGAAAAGTCTCGCAATCAAGATGCGGCTGCAGCTTTGCAGGCTTTTAATAAGTCAATTCAATTGAATCCTAAAAATGCTGAGAGTTTTTATTGGCGCGGTAATGCTAATTATGATTTAAAAAAATATCAAGAAGCAATTGCGGATTATTCTCAGGCGATCGCTCTCAATCCTAAATATGTTCAGGCTTATTTTAACCGGGGACTAGCCCGTCACGATTTTAACGACAAGCGCGGGGCGATTGAGGATTACACTCAAGCTTTGAATCTCCAGCCCAATGATGCTGATACATATTATGAAAGAGGAGTTACTTATTTAGAACTGCAAGATTACAAGACGGCTATTCAGGATTTTAACGCAGTAATTCGGTTGCAGCCGAACCTTGTTAAAGCTTATCATTCGCGGGGGTTGGCTCGCGCTGGGAGCGGCGATTTGCAGGGGGGGATTGGAGATTATACTGAGGCAATTAAACTTGATGCTAAGAATGTTGATGCTTTTTACAGTCGGGGGAGAGCTCGCTTTCACCTAGGAGATTATCAGGGAGCTTTGGCGGATTATTCTCAGGTAATTGCGATCGATCCCAAGAGTGCAGATGCTTACGCTAATCGTTGCAGCACGCAGTTGAATTTGGGAGCGCATCAAGCGGCAATTGACGATTGCACTCAGGCAATTTCGCTGAGCGATGAGGATGGGGTTCCTTACAACAATCGCTGCATTGCTTATTTAAATTTGAAGGATTATCCGAAAGCAATTGCCGATTGCACTCAAGCGCTGAAAGTGAATCCGAATGATTATAATGCTTATAACAATCGTGCTTTAGCTCGCAGCGCAGGGGGTGACGCCCAGGGGGCGATCGCAGATTTTACAGCAGCAATCGGGTTCAATCCCAACAATGCTGAAGCTTACGCCAATCGGGCTAAGATTTATCAGGAGTTAAAGAATTACAATAGTGCGATCGCAGATTACGTGCAAGCTATTCGGATCAGTCCGAATTATGCTGCTGCTTACTACGGTAGAGGCCTAGTTCGCCGCTCCTTGGGAGACAAAGCAGGAGCAATTAGCGATTTAGAAAAAGCCGGCAAAATGTATCTCGATCAAGGACTTACGGGCGGTTACAAAGATGCACAATTTGAGCTTGAAAAGCTCAAATAA
- a CDS encoding protein adenylyltransferase SelO — protein sequence MSNPLLSLNYEPAIESLGGDYFDEVPAADFPQHILRFRNYQLLLKLGLDPAQVTDQHFIEAFGKFHCVRPFLALRYHGYQFNEYNPNLGDGRGFLYGQVRGTDGRLYDFGTKGSGRTPYSRHADGRLTLKGGIREVLAAEALHRLGVRTSRCFSLVETGEALWRGDEPSPTRSSVMVRFSHSHIRFGTFERLHYIRRPDLTKKLLDFVIEYYYPELHLEASNAGVSPAEKYALFYADLVKRVAELVAQWMAAGFCHAVLNTDNMSITGESFDYGPFAFIPTYKPEFTAAYFDHYGLYCYGNQPLICRDNLEKLQQPLAAAIPQADMDAGLAKFGEYYNAAYRQLMLNRLGFEDLPEAEGDELLKVTIKMLAESQVGYHDFFFELRRQFSGTWRDDASQIFAEAEPTDLIAPWRQFYYHVLQSLSADDLDKMADRLRRHNPEQSLLRPTIEAVWEPIAIEDNWEPFYELVKRLQDPEN from the coding sequence ATGTCAAATCCCTTACTTTCCCTCAACTACGAACCCGCCATCGAATCTCTCGGTGGCGACTATTTTGATGAAGTCCCAGCAGCCGATTTTCCGCAGCATATTCTCCGCTTCCGCAATTACCAATTATTGCTGAAATTGGGTTTAGACCCCGCACAAGTAACCGATCAGCATTTCATTGAAGCGTTCGGCAAATTTCATTGTGTCCGTCCGTTTCTCGCACTCCGTTACCACGGCTATCAATTCAACGAATACAACCCGAATTTAGGCGACGGTAGAGGCTTTTTGTACGGCCAAGTTCGCGGCACTGATGGCAGACTTTACGACTTCGGCACTAAAGGTTCCGGCCGCACGCCCTACTCGCGGCACGCTGATGGTAGACTCACTCTCAAAGGGGGAATTCGCGAAGTTTTAGCCGCCGAAGCTTTGCACCGGTTGGGAGTTCGGACATCTCGCTGTTTTAGTTTAGTTGAGACGGGCGAGGCTTTGTGGCGGGGGGACGAACCATCTCCCACGCGATCGTCCGTAATGGTGCGTTTCAGTCATTCTCACATCCGGTTTGGAACTTTTGAAAGATTGCACTATATCCGCAGGCCGGATTTAACTAAAAAACTTTTAGATTTTGTTATTGAATATTACTATCCAGAACTGCATTTAGAAGCAAGTAATGCGGGTGTTTCGCCTGCCGAAAAATATGCGCTATTTTATGCAGATTTAGTCAAGCGAGTAGCTGAATTAGTCGCTCAGTGGATGGCAGCAGGATTTTGTCACGCCGTGCTGAATACTGATAATATGTCGATTACTGGAGAAAGTTTCGATTACGGGCCTTTCGCTTTTATCCCAACTTACAAGCCGGAATTTACAGCAGCTTATTTCGACCATTACGGTCTGTATTGTTACGGCAATCAACCGTTGATTTGTAGGGACAATTTAGAGAAACTTCAGCAACCGCTAGCAGCGGCGATTCCTCAAGCTGATATGGATGCGGGTTTGGCAAAGTTCGGCGAGTATTATAATGCAGCTTACCGGCAGTTGATGCTAAATAGATTGGGATTTGAGGATTTGCCAGAGGCGGAGGGAGATGAGTTGTTGAAGGTGACAATTAAAATGCTGGCGGAGTCTCAAGTAGGCTATCACGATTTCTTTTTTGAACTGCGAAGACAGTTCTCTGGCACTTGGCGAGATGATGCCAGTCAAATTTTTGCTGAGGCGGAACCGACGGATTTGATAGCACCTTGGCGGCAGTTTTATTATCACGTTTTGCAAAGTTTGTCGGCGGATGATCTGGACAAAATGGCGGACAGGTTGCGGAGGCACAACCCCGAACAATCGCTGTTGAGACCGACAATTGAGGCTGTTTGGGAACCCATAGCTATTGAGGATAATTGGGAACCGTTTTATGAATTGGTTAAACGACTTCAAGACCCAGAAAATTGA
- a CDS encoding GH116 family glycosyl hydrolase, which yields MNDRTSHPNIPPHAWKRPIGLGWENPYTVRYASNLDDGPWHGMPLGGFGAGCIGRSSRGDFNLWHIDGGEHIFRSLPACQFSVFEETQGKKQAFALSTEPPTDGSLSSWKWYPSEGRRKKEEGRREESTSGTYHALYPRSWFVYENVFQAQLSCEQFSPILPNNYQESSYPVAMFEWVAHNPTDAPITLSIMLTWENIVGWFTNANKSPKVKVRDDGSPFYDYQPRWGESAGNLNLLVEDFHRIGCVMTRLTADDEPQEGDGQWAIATITNPAVEVFYQTRWNPAGNGDDIWRNFSAEGFLLDDRDETAAAAGEQLACAIAVRFTIRPGKTRKIPFIIAWDLPVTEFASGVWYYRRYTDFFGRNGKNAWPIIRTAMKHSDTWRENIEAWQKPILERQDLSDSFKMALFNELYALTDGGTLWSAADERDPKGQFAVLECIDYRWYESLDVRLYGSFALLMLWPDLEKSVVLAFARAISAGDDTPRIIGWNQASAIRKAVGATPHDLGAPNEHPWEKTNYTSYQDCNLWKDLPCDFVLQVYRDFLLTGGTDCEFLQECWPAIVEALAYLKTFDEDGDGIPENSGAPDQTFDDWQMRGISAYCGGLWLAALEAAIAIGEILEDAAPEIIPNPQAKIALYHSWLLQARPSYQEKLWNGQYYRLDSESNSEVVMADQLCGQFYAKLLGLPDIVPPECAVSALETVYESCFLKFNDGEFGAANGVMLNGSPENPNATHPLEVWTGINFGLAAFLVQMGMEEKAFKLTDAVVKQIYENGLQFRTPEAITAGGTFRASHYLRAMAIWAIYGVLTNFK from the coding sequence ATGAACGATCGCACATCCCATCCAAACATCCCCCCGCACGCCTGGAAACGTCCCATCGGCCTCGGTTGGGAGAATCCCTATACAGTCCGCTACGCAAGCAATCTCGACGACGGTCCCTGGCACGGAATGCCTCTGGGCGGGTTCGGTGCCGGCTGCATCGGGCGATCGTCCCGCGGCGACTTCAACCTCTGGCACATTGACGGCGGCGAGCACATTTTTCGCAGTTTGCCCGCTTGTCAGTTCAGCGTTTTTGAAGAAACTCAAGGCAAGAAACAAGCTTTTGCACTGTCCACTGAACCGCCTACCGATGGCAGTTTATCGAGTTGGAAATGGTATCCATCGGAAGGACGAAGGAAGAAGGAAGAAGGAAGAAGGGAAGAGTCAACTTCGGGGACTTATCATGCTTTGTATCCGCGCAGTTGGTTTGTTTACGAAAATGTATTTCAAGCTCAATTAAGCTGCGAGCAATTTTCGCCAATTTTGCCGAACAATTATCAGGAAAGCAGTTACCCTGTTGCCATGTTTGAATGGGTGGCGCACAATCCTACAGATGCGCCGATTACTCTCAGCATCATGCTGACTTGGGAGAATATTGTCGGTTGGTTTACTAATGCCAATAAGTCGCCGAAAGTGAAGGTGCGAGATGATGGCAGTCCATTTTATGACTATCAACCCCGGTGGGGAGAAAGTGCCGGAAATTTGAATTTGTTGGTGGAAGATTTTCACCGGATCGGTTGCGTGATGACGCGGTTGACTGCTGATGACGAACCGCAAGAGGGGGATGGACAATGGGCGATCGCAACTATTACTAATCCGGCGGTAGAAGTATTCTATCAAACTCGCTGGAACCCGGCGGGGAATGGCGACGATATTTGGCGCAACTTTTCTGCTGAAGGTTTCTTGTTGGATGACAGAGACGAGACAGCTGCAGCAGCCGGAGAACAGTTGGCTTGTGCGATCGCAGTTCGCTTTACTATTCGACCGGGAAAAACTCGCAAAATTCCCTTTATTATAGCTTGGGATTTGCCCGTTACTGAGTTTGCATCGGGAGTTTGGTACTACCGCCGCTATACTGATTTCTTCGGCCGCAACGGCAAAAATGCTTGGCCGATTATTCGCACTGCAATGAAGCATTCCGATACTTGGCGCGAAAATATTGAAGCTTGGCAAAAACCTATTTTAGAACGGCAAGATTTGTCAGACAGTTTTAAAATGGCGCTGTTTAACGAGTTATACGCCCTGACAGATGGCGGTACTCTTTGGAGTGCGGCTGACGAACGCGATCCGAAGGGTCAATTTGCGGTTTTGGAGTGCATTGATTACCGCTGGTACGAAAGTTTGGACGTGCGGCTTTACGGTTCTTTTGCTTTGTTGATGCTGTGGCCGGATTTGGAAAAGTCGGTGGTTTTAGCGTTCGCTAGGGCAATTTCTGCCGGAGACGATACGCCGAGAATTATTGGCTGGAATCAAGCTTCTGCTATTAGAAAAGCTGTCGGGGCGACGCCGCACGATTTGGGTGCTCCTAACGAACATCCTTGGGAGAAAACCAATTATACTAGCTATCAAGATTGCAATTTGTGGAAGGATTTGCCTTGCGATTTTGTGTTGCAGGTTTATCGTGACTTTTTGTTGACTGGCGGCACAGATTGCGAGTTTCTGCAAGAGTGTTGGCCGGCAATTGTTGAGGCTTTGGCTTATCTGAAAACTTTTGATGAGGATGGGGACGGAATTCCAGAGAATTCGGGAGCACCGGATCAGACGTTTGATGACTGGCAAATGCGGGGGATAAGTGCGTATTGCGGGGGTTTGTGGTTGGCGGCGCTGGAGGCTGCGATCGCGATCGGCGAAATCTTGGAAGATGCAGCACCGGAGATAATTCCTAACCCTCAAGCAAAGATAGCATTATATCACAGTTGGCTGCTACAAGCAAGACCGAGCTATCAAGAAAAACTGTGGAACGGTCAATATTACCGTTTGGACAGCGAGAGTAATTCCGAAGTGGTGATGGCCGACCAACTGTGCGGTCAATTTTACGCGAAACTGTTAGGATTACCGGATATTGTGCCGCCGGAATGTGCAGTCAGTGCTTTAGAGACTGTGTACGAATCTTGCTTTTTGAAGTTCAACGATGGCGAGTTCGGTGCGGCAAATGGGGTGATGCTGAATGGTTCGCCGGAAAATCCCAATGCGACTCATCCTTTGGAAGTTTGGACGGGGATTAATTTTGGGTTGGCTGCTTTTTTGGTACAGATGGGGATGGAGGAGAAAGCGTTTAAATTGACGGATGCGGTGGTGAAGCAGATTTATGAAAATGGGTTGCAGTTTCGCACGCCGGAAGCGATTACGGCGGGGGGGACTTTTCGGGCGAGTCACTATTTGCGGGCGATGGCGATTTGGGCGATTTACGGGGTGTTGACAAATTTTAAATAG
- a CDS encoding Uma2 family endonuclease, producing the protein MLNNTITIPQTFKVTHEQFQQIAAVNRELRLERTATGELIVMPPTGSDTGKRNLDIEGQVWLWNRQTKLGVAFNSSTGFQLPNGADRSPDASWVKLERWQTLTAKEQEGFAPICPDFVVELRSKSDNMEPLREKMREYIANGARLGWLIDRKNKKVEIYRHDRDVEILDNPSNLSGEDVLPGFILDLTEVW; encoded by the coding sequence ATGCTAAACAACACCATTACCATTCCCCAAACCTTCAAAGTAACTCACGAACAGTTCCAGCAAATTGCTGCCGTCAACCGTGAGTTAAGACTGGAGAGAACAGCTACAGGAGAATTAATTGTTATGCCCCCGACAGGAAGCGATACAGGTAAGCGCAATCTAGATATAGAAGGACAAGTCTGGCTGTGGAACCGCCAAACCAAGCTGGGAGTAGCATTTAACTCTTCTACTGGTTTTCAACTGCCCAATGGGGCCGATCGCTCCCCTGATGCTTCCTGGGTTAAATTAGAACGGTGGCAAACTCTCACAGCCAAAGAACAAGAAGGTTTCGCTCCCATTTGTCCGGACTTTGTTGTAGAATTGCGCTCTAAATCTGATAACATGGAACCATTGCGAGAAAAAATGCGAGAATACATCGCCAATGGAGCGCGTTTGGGATGGTTAATCGATCGCAAAAACAAGAAAGTTGAGATATACAGACACGATCGAGATGTGGAAATATTAGACAATCCCAGCAATTTGTCCGGGGAAGATGTGTTGCCGGGATTTATTTTAGATTTAACTGAGGTTTGGTAA
- a CDS encoding CHAT domain-containing protein: protein MKRILGSILALGIGLSPLTLPLMVEPSWGQTQNSQRQQLEQLFVQAMQQSKQGQSLKSIETWQRVIPIARQVKDRKIEARALLMLGFNYNKIGQPQKALEYYKQALPIFKVVGDRSWEAISLNNIGEVYRNIGEPQKALEYYNQALPILKALGDRAGVATALNNIGWVYHSIGERQKALDYFNQALPISRELGDRAGIATTLSNIGGVYEKIGQSEKALDYYKQALPISREVGDRVGVAVTLNNIGAVYDSIGERQKALDYYNQALPIRKEVGDRAGEATTLNNIGLVYDSIGQPQKALDYYNQALSISKAVNDRAGVAKKLNNIGAVYRSIGQPQEALKSYNQALPIFKDIGDRPEEATTLNNIGLVYETTGEPLKALEYYNQALAISREVGNRAGEATTLNNIGAVYFRIGQPQKALDYFNQVLPILKAVGDRAVEATTLNNIGRVYRSIGQPQKALDYYNQALPIIKDVGDRAVEAITLNNIGVVYRDTKRPTEAIEKLEESVEITLEMRGGLQRENRQNFLEIQTARAVALVDLLIEQNQPDRAYEWINRVTTAELADYTRLIDAKVANPEAQKAIDDWNQKNQQLQFLRQQLQQNFSQERSRQMRDLEAKVNKQAEDISRNFPVVAELFETKPADIDQLKKNMPSGTVIIHPVLLTEFNKIAIFVITKDKLTVTQKNINLLELKRFMQKPEFKKLIQEEEFKKRIKKLGFDPDRIPDRIRVSNSFSEISLVLLTGYGVQLENRNDTNYLETSQKLYDILIRPVEDKILTASHTQLSIIAPNELRYLPFETLYDSQTDNYLIEKYPVNYLTRISTRSWQDRTQVELISPLKNIPYIPAIAVIATIGGLGFLVFRKFGIVAAGVLVVIASGTTFWLISSRTASVLAIGNPKPIEPYALEGSEAEVKEVSKIIAGSKFYIRQDATLDTFKTQALRFPFLHLATHGCFQQEGCKNLNMKANTILFADQEYDIADAALLGLQNTELLALSACQTAKETDLNGQQISGVAYVFERAGAKAVIASLWIAPDTKTKEIAIQFYQNIKKGKSKSEAMRQAKLSQIKSHPFFWSPLILIGDGQ from the coding sequence ATGAAACGCATTTTAGGCAGTATTTTAGCGCTAGGGATTGGCTTGTCTCCGCTGACGCTTCCGTTGATGGTTGAACCTAGTTGGGGGCAAACTCAAAATTCCCAGCGTCAGCAATTAGAGCAACTTTTCGTGCAAGCAATGCAACAGTCAAAGCAAGGGCAATCCCTAAAATCGATAGAAACATGGCAGAGAGTTATACCTATTGCCCGACAAGTTAAAGATAGAAAAATTGAAGCGAGGGCACTGCTTATGCTTGGTTTTAACTACAATAAAATCGGGCAACCGCAGAAAGCCTTGGAATATTACAAGCAAGCTTTGCCGATTTTCAAAGTAGTGGGCGATCGCTCATGGGAAGCCATCTCGCTGAATAATATCGGAGAAGTCTACCGTAACATCGGGGAACCGCAGAAAGCCTTGGAATATTACAACCAAGCTTTGCCGATTCTCAAAGCACTGGGCGATCGCGCTGGTGTTGCAACGGCGCTGAATAATATCGGTTGGGTTTACCATAGCATCGGGGAACGGCAGAAAGCCTTGGATTACTTCAACCAAGCTTTGCCGATCAGCAGGGAACTGGGCGATCGCGCTGGTATTGCCACCACGTTGAGTAATATCGGTGGAGTATACGAGAAAATCGGGCAATCCGAGAAAGCCTTAGATTACTACAAACAAGCATTGCCGATCAGCAGGGAAGTAGGCGATCGCGTTGGAGTTGCGGTCACGCTGAATAATATTGGTGCGGTCTACGATAGCATCGGGGAACGGCAGAAAGCCTTGGATTACTACAACCAAGCTTTGCCGATTCGCAAGGAAGTGGGCGATCGCGCAGGGGAAGCGACGACGCTGAATAATATCGGTTTGGTCTACGATAGCATCGGGCAACCGCAGAAAGCCTTGGATTACTACAACCAAGCTTTGTCGATTAGCAAAGCAGTAAATGATCGCGCCGGAGTTGCCAAGAAGCTGAATAATATCGGTGCGGTCTACCGTAGTATCGGGCAACCCCAGGAAGCCTTGAAATCTTACAACCAAGCATTGCCGATCTTCAAAGACATAGGCGATCGCCCCGAAGAAGCCACCACGTTGAATAATATCGGTCTAGTCTACGAAACCACCGGGGAACCCCTGAAAGCCTTGGAATATTACAACCAAGCATTGGCGATTAGCAGAGAAGTGGGCAATCGCGCCGGGGAAGCGACGACCCTGAATAATATTGGTGCAGTCTACTTTAGGATCGGGCAACCGCAGAAAGCCTTGGATTACTTCAACCAAGTATTGCCAATTCTCAAAGCAGTGGGCGATCGCGCCGTGGAAGCGACGACACTGAATAATATCGGTAGGGTCTACCGTAGCATCGGGCAACCGCAGAAAGCCTTGGATTACTACAATCAAGCTTTACCGATCATCAAAGACGTGGGCGATCGCGCAGTAGAAGCTATCACGCTGAATAATATCGGTGTGGTCTACCGAGATACCAAACGACCGACTGAAGCTATCGAAAAGTTAGAAGAATCAGTCGAAATCACCTTAGAAATGCGGGGTGGTTTACAGCGAGAAAATCGACAAAACTTTTTGGAGATTCAAACAGCAAGAGCAGTTGCCCTTGTCGATCTCCTGATCGAGCAAAACCAACCCGATCGAGCCTACGAATGGATTAACCGCGTCACTACTGCCGAACTCGCTGACTATACTCGCCTGATTGATGCCAAAGTTGCCAATCCAGAAGCCCAAAAAGCAATTGACGACTGGAATCAAAAAAACCAGCAACTTCAATTCCTACGGCAACAATTACAACAGAATTTTTCACAAGAGCGTTCCCGACAAATGCGGGACTTAGAAGCCAAAGTCAACAAACAAGCCGAAGACATCTCCCGGAACTTTCCCGTAGTTGCCGAACTCTTTGAAACCAAACCTGCGGATATTGACCAACTGAAAAAAAATATGCCGTCAGGAACCGTGATTATTCACCCCGTCTTGCTGACAGAATTCAATAAAATTGCCATCTTTGTCATCACCAAAGATAAATTGACCGTCACTCAAAAAAACATTAATCTCCTTGAATTAAAGAGATTTATGCAGAAACCAGAATTCAAGAAACTTATCCAGGAAGAAGAATTCAAGAAACGTATCAAGAAATTAGGTTTTGACCCAGACAGGATACCAGACAGGATAAGGGTTTCAAATTCTTTTTCAGAAATTTCTCTTGTACTACTCACTGGATACGGGGTACAACTAGAAAATCGCAATGACACCAACTACCTCGAAACCAGCCAAAAGCTTTACGATATCCTTATTCGTCCAGTTGAAGACAAAATTCTGACTGCATCCCACACTCAGTTGAGTATCATTGCCCCCAATGAACTGCGCTATCTACCCTTTGAAACTCTTTATGACAGCCAAACTGACAACTACCTAATTGAAAAATATCCCGTCAACTATCTCACCCGCATTTCCACTCGTTCCTGGCAAGATCGCACCCAGGTGGAATTAATTTCTCCTCTAAAAAACATCCCATATATTCCAGCGATCGCAGTCATTGCTACGATTGGCGGACTCGGTTTCTTAGTGTTTCGCAAATTCGGTATTGTAGCTGCTGGTGTACTGGTTGTCATCGCAAGTGGAACCACCTTCTGGTTGATATCTAGCCGCACCGCTTCCGTGTTAGCCATCGGAAATCCTAAACCCATTGAACCCTATGCCCTAGAAGGATCGGAAGCCGAAGTCAAAGAGGTCTCTAAAATTATCGCAGGTAGCAAATTCTATATTCGCCAAGATGCCACCCTCGACACATTCAAAACCCAAGCACTCCGCTTTCCGTTCCTGCACCTAGCAACTCACGGTTGTTTCCAACAAGAAGGCTGTAAAAACTTAAACATGAAAGCCAATACGATCCTCTTTGCCGATCAAGAATACGATATTGCCGATGCAGCTTTACTAGGATTGCAAAACACCGAATTACTAGCTCTGAGTGCCTGTCAAACTGCCAAAGAAACCGATCTCAACGGTCAACAAATCTCTGGTGTTGCCTACGTATTTGAACGCGCCGGTGCCAAAGCCGTAATTGCCAGCCTTTGGATTGCGCCAGACACAAAGACTAAAGAAATTGCAATCCAGTTCTATCAAAACATCAAAAAAGGCAAGAGCAAAAGCGAAGCAATGAGGCAAGCGAAACTCAGTCAGATTAAAAGTCATCCCTTTTTCTGGTCGCCTTTAATTTTAATTGGCGATGGGCAGTAA
- a CDS encoding gamma carbonic anhydrase family protein, with the protein MSNLNEPLPALSSYWPSPDLSQAAFVAEGAVVIGRVEVAAGASIWYGAVVRADVERIAIGSSTNIQDGAILHGDPGKPTVLEDFVTVGHRAVIHSAYIERGCLIGIGAIVLDGVRVGTGSIVGAGAVVTKDVPPHTLVAGVPAKRLRDVSQEEAAELVEHAKRYEKLALVHAGKGSDLGFD; encoded by the coding sequence ATGAGCAATCTCAACGAACCTCTGCCTGCACTCTCTTCCTATTGGCCCAGCCCCGATCTGTCCCAAGCGGCTTTTGTCGCTGAAGGCGCTGTTGTGATCGGCAGGGTAGAGGTGGCTGCGGGCGCTAGTATCTGGTACGGGGCGGTGGTGCGGGCGGATGTAGAGCGAATTGCCATCGGCTCGAGTACCAATATCCAAGATGGAGCAATTCTGCACGGCGATCCGGGGAAACCGACGGTTTTGGAAGATTTCGTGACAGTGGGACACCGAGCGGTGATTCACTCAGCTTACATTGAACGGGGCTGCCTGATCGGGATTGGGGCGATCGTCCTCGATGGAGTGAGGGTGGGAACAGGCTCGATCGTCGGTGCAGGGGCTGTTGTCACCAAGGACGTTCCCCCTCACACGCTAGTTGCGGGAGTGCCTGCCAAGCGCCTGCGAGATGTCTCCCAGGAGGAAGCTGCGGAGTTGGTGGAACACGCTAAGCGTTACGAAAAGTTGGCTCTGGTTCACGCGGGGAAAGGTTCTGATTTGGGATTTGATTAG